ATCTTCTGTGCCTTGATCACTATGCTAGGCCACATTAGGATTGGTCACGGAAACAGAACACACCACCATGAGCATCACCACCTGCAAGCTCCTAACAAGGACGATATCTCGAAAATCTCAGAGGCTGAACGCATGGAGCTCAGTAAGAGCTTCCGGGTATACTGTATTGTTCTCGTAAAACCCAAAGATGTGAGTCTTTGGGCTGCAGTGAAGGAGACTTGGACCAAACACTGTGACAAAGCAGAGTTCTTCAGTTCTGAAAATGTTAAAGTGTTTGAGTCAGTTAATGTGGACACGAATGACATGTGGTTGATGATGAGGAAAGCTTACAAATACGCCTTTGATAAATACAGAGACCAATACAATTGGTTTTTCCTTGCACGCCCCTCTACTTTTGCTGTTattgaaaatctaaaatattttttgttaaaaaaggATCCATCACAACCTTTCTATTTAGGACACTCTGTAAAATCTGGAGACCTTGATTATGTGAGTGTAGATGGAGGAATTGTCTTAAGCATAGAATCAATGAAAAGACTCAACAGCCTTCTCAGTGTTCCTGAAAAGTGTCCTGAACAAGGAGGGATGATTTGGAAGCTATCTGAAGATAAGCAGCTAGCAATCTGCCTGAAATATGCCGGAGTATTTGCAGAAAATGCGGAAGACGCCTATGGAAAAGATGTATTTAACACCAAATCTGTTGGGCTTTTCATTAAAGAGGCAATGACTAACCACCCAAACCAGGTAGTAGAAGGATGCTGTTCCGATATGGCTGTTACTTTTAACGGACTGTCCCCTAATCAGATGCATGTGATGATGTATGGGGTGTACCGCCTTAGGGCATTTGGACATGTTTTCAACGACGCCTTGGTTTTCTTACCTCCAAATGGGTCTGAGAATGACTGACAAAAAGCAAGAGCATGTATTTGCTAAGCACATTAAGACACATTACCATGGTTTCTAACTGATAAGGCATCTAACACAGAAgcgtgtttctttttcttatctggTCACGCTGGCATAATCACACATTGACGTCTACTTGTACATTTTCAATGGAATGGCATTTGTgagaaattttaatgtgttagaaataaatgttttaagaatagCAATTTtgcaaatacatatttataaatattatatttatgtgaTAAAGACTAAATTATAGACATTAAAATCTGTGATGTATCTTTGcttattagttttaaaattttaatgtatcttTTTAGCTTCCTAATATATGCAAATGAGATCTCTAGTGAATTTgtgattaaaataatacttttagcCCTGTGTTTCCTTTACTTCTCTGTGGGGACAGGGATGATGGAAGGAGGTAGGAGGaggatctcactgtgtggtccaggctggcctaggccTGGCAGTtctccttagcctcctgagtgctcgtgTTAATGGTGTGCATCACTCTGCCCAATTGTTTCCTTTACTTTGTTTGCATGTAGATTTGTACTCTAAGCCGCATCAGTGCCAACAGGTTTACTCtcctaaaataaacaacaaagcaaTTAAGGAAGTGTTCGTTATCACTCTTAAGACTTCAGTTCTGTCCTCGTGATAACATGCAAGTTATTACGTAGGTTAAGTAATATTCATGAAAGTAAATTAAGGGGCATTCCTGAGCACTCACACTTTGCATTTACTCTGTACGTCAGCATTCAGAGCATGCATTTGGAATGGCGGCTATGAAAATTGTAATGCCATTTAACTAGTTTCACCCTTAAGCTCTAAGGTGCTGCTTGGATTAAATATATGACCTGTGATTTATTCATGCCTACTGGACATTGAATTCTATGCAGATCTCCTTTGGAAAAAAGAACTTGTTTTTGCTCATTTGGCTGATTCACTTCCCTAAGTTAAATgtggggttttgctttgttttttgttactTGTACAAGTTCTGAGGTTTTCCCCCGATTCATGATTGTATCACACAtaaccagttttgttttgtttccattgtgGCTGGGCAGGCACTAACCTCACCATCAATGGTGGATTATCATATTATTTGCTTCATTTCAAGTGACTACCTGAAATATCTACCTATTGTGGAAACAGTTATTCCTGTCCTCATACATGTGTAATATGCGTGGATCTGgcctgtcctttttctttttttttttttttttttttttttttttcgagacatggtttctctgtagctttggagcctgtcctggaactagctcttgtagaccaggctggtctcgaactcacagagatccgcctgcctctgcctcccgagtgctgggattaaaggcgtgcgccaccatcgcccggcaatctGGCCTGTCCTATAGGCTGCTCTCTTCAATTCGATCCATAAGCCCCTTTAGGAGAGACTATTTTTAGATCCAGTATTCCTTGGACTCAGCTCTAGAAAAGCGGGATGAATTTCCTCAGGAAGGCTTTGAGCTTCAGACTATTGATCCTCAAGGTAGTGTATCAAGTCTTTGTTTTAAATGCTCTCTGGCCTTCTTCCTTGGGAATTTCAGTTAACGTGAAGCATTATTAATTTCAAAGAATCATAAATCCCATTTAATAGGCACCCTATTATGTGGCTACAGGTGCAATTTCTACAGATCAAGTCATGTTTAGTGTGAGTATAATGATACAAATTCTGAATATGACTCATTACCCCAACactaatatttttacatttttattacgtTTATTTTATTGAGAGGAGGGGTGTTATGTAAGCCAGagtgcacatgtagaggtcagaaggcaacttgtgagagtcagttcttccaccatgtgggtcctggggattgaacttgtaTTGTCAGTGTTCAAaataagcacctttacccactaagccatctaaaattttctgttttagagaccagagagatggctcagtgtttaagagcacttgccattttccagaggacccaagttaacTTTCCAGTACCCATATTGGGTGGCTGACAACTCCCTGTAACTCAGGGATTCAACACCACCTCCTGACCCTTGCAGATACCTGCATACACACGGcaacagaaacacatatacatgtaaaacatttgtttctattttttttgtgtgtaaccTTGCCAGCACcagcatatttaaatttttcatctttGGGCTGGAAAGATATTTAGCCACTAAAGACTAGgttcaaaatcaaaaatataaaattttcattacattagcctatcaaaacatttaaattgccaggccctagcactcaggaggcagaggcagggggatcattgtgagttcaaggacagcctggtgtaggtactgagttccaggacatccagagctataAGATGAgtgaccttatctcaaaaa
This is a stretch of genomic DNA from Microtus ochrogaster isolate Prairie Vole_2 chromosome X, MicOch1.0, whole genome shotgun sequence. It encodes these proteins:
- the C1galt1c1 gene encoding C1GALT1-specific chaperone 1, which gives rise to MLSESSSFLKGVMLGSIFCALITMLGHIRIGHGNRTHHHEHHHLQAPNKDDISKISEAERMELSKSFRVYCIVLVKPKDVSLWAAVKETWTKHCDKAEFFSSENVKVFESVNVDTNDMWLMMRKAYKYAFDKYRDQYNWFFLARPSTFAVIENLKYFLLKKDPSQPFYLGHSVKSGDLDYVSVDGGIVLSIESMKRLNSLLSVPEKCPEQGGMIWKLSEDKQLAICLKYAGVFAENAEDAYGKDVFNTKSVGLFIKEAMTNHPNQVVEGCCSDMAVTFNGLSPNQMHVMMYGVYRLRAFGHVFNDALVFLPPNGSEND